From the Archangium lipolyticum genome, one window contains:
- a CDS encoding VOC family protein, translating into MSNTKFGFTKLLVNDLEASAAFYTSVCGLAETGRVEASIAGRNIREILFAPAHEGSATFVLLKFLDAPKPANDEVILGFMTDDVDAFVERAKAAGGAVAQPAYSAVEHGVKVAFVTDVEGHLIEVVQLL; encoded by the coding sequence GTGTCGAATACGAAATTCGGATTCACGAAACTCCTCGTCAATGACCTCGAGGCTTCGGCTGCCTTCTACACGTCCGTGTGTGGTCTGGCCGAAACCGGGCGAGTCGAGGCATCCATCGCGGGCCGGAACATCCGTGAGATCCTGTTCGCGCCAGCTCACGAGGGGAGCGCTACTTTCGTCCTGCTCAAGTTCCTCGACGCTCCAAAGCCCGCCAACGACGAGGTCATCCTCGGGTTCATGACCGACGATGTCGATGCCTTCGTCGAGCGTGCGAAAGCCGCCGGCGGCGCGGTGGCCCAGCCGGCCTATTCCGCCGTCGAGCACGGCGTGAAGGTCGCCTTTGTCACCGATGTCGAGGGCCACTTGATCGAAGTCGTCCAGCTGCTCTGA